The window GCAGAAAATCCACAATGTTCTGTATCTCAGACAGAAACCTTTGATGATACATGTTTGGAAAGAGGACCTCATTCAGTTGGATCAAAGAGAATTCAGACCTTGCAAGGACAGAGCTCATGCATTGGTACTAATAATGAAAGGAAGTCTGTGGAGTTGTCTCATGTGAAATTACCTGTTTGTGAAAGTCAAAGTCATGCTGCTGTGCCCATTTGCTATTGTAAGGTGTGTGGGACATCATTCAACTCCATGTTTTCTTTAGTCAGTCATGTGAAGATGCATTTGATGGATGAAGAACAtatttgtggtgtgtgtgaaaaACACTTTGATTCCATGGAGAGCCTGCAAGGCCACCTTCAGACTCATATGGACACTGGGTTTTCTTGTCATATTTGTCATAAAAGGTTCCGTATGAAGACGGAGGTGGTAATGCATATGGGAATTCACAAAGGGGAGAACCCATTCAAATGTCTGAGTTGTGGTAAAGATTTTAGGAACAGCTCAAATCTAACAAAACACATCAGGAGccacacaggggagaaacctTATCAGTGTCCTCATTGTAGCAAAAGATTCAGCAATAGTTCTAATATGAAAGTTCACATTAGATGccacacaggggagaaaccaTTTGCCTGTCGCTTTTGTGGCAAAGGTTTTATTCAGAAAGCGAAAATGGAATTGCATATTATGATTCATACAGGGGAGAAGCCACATAGATGTAGTTATTGTGGCAAATGTTTCCGACATGGCTCAGATATGAAAGTACACATGAGGAgacacacaggggagaaacctCTTAGTTGCAGTTTGTGCCTGAAGAGTTTTGCGGCTCATGGATCTCTGAGAGTTCACATGaggactcacacaggagagaaaccatatgGGTGTCCTGTATGTAAAAAATGCTTTATTTCATCAAGTGCATTAGGGGCACATCAAAAAATTCACTCATTAAATGTAACTAACACCATATAGGTGACTTGGTTGCAGTGAATGAAGGAGTCTTAGCAGATATGCCTTTGGAACGGCTGATTCCTGTGGTTAAGAATGTTGGACCAGAATCCAAAAGTAAAGTCAACTAACCtgataaaataatgataataaaagCAGAACAGAATCATTGTATTTACAACACGTGAGAATAAATAAAACGTTTTAATCCAGAgcagtttacaataaaacattttgaaaaagatttgttttattttaaactggCAGAACATGGTGAGAAGCCCCCATGTCATGCATATGATAGTTAGTGGCTTTCAGACAACTGGTGTCTTTGGCCGTTAGCTCGGACAAAGATCAATGTGTGTTGTTCATTGTAGTGTTCATTTCTTCAATTAAAATGGTGAAGAAAATATTAAACTATTTCTGAATGGTTTCAAGGCCTGTCAATAGGTGGTTTTTCAGTGGGGTGTACTAATAATGCTCTTCAAGCCCTGGACGGTGTCATGCATCACAGACATATGCACACGTTTGACACATGGTAAGTGTTTATTAGGTGGGTTTTTTCTCCATTGTTACAAACAGCGCAATAATAGGGAAAGCAATATCAAAACTGACCATTATACAAAAAAGACAGGGGATTGACATAAAGCAACCAAAGTTAACAAGATGTGGAGAACAGTGAACCCGCAAATACAGTGGTATAAACTTcgcatatatatttatatttacatatatattaatttgtaattgcatgggaaaagaaaacaaatgtacaatgctacaaaatgtatttacaagttAATAAATATAGCCAGCAAACACAAAAGAGGGGAGAATGAAGAACACAAACTACAAAGGACACAGTCttttataatacaaaaaaatacaaaaacaacatagaaaAAACATCGAACAGGTAATCGTCAGAGAGTTCAGAGTCTTTGACAGTGATGGAGAGTGACAGCATAAAGGTTTATAGATGATCGTTGTGAGAGGATGAGGCAAGGTGACAGTTTCTGATTAGGCAGTGTTTTGAGAGGGACTAACTTAGAGGAACTGGTGCAGTTGTCTTTGGACCTTCCTTTcaccaaaaacaatacatagacacacacacacacacacacacagatttgtgaAACCTGAATTATTGACATCTTTTTGACACATCCccatctccaacctctccaatACACTGATATGCTGGGTAACTGGGGAGACATGCAAAAGTAAACACACATTAATGCTTagttcacattcacacattcatCGGGATATAAAGTGCAAATCTCCCGTTGACATCAATGTAGGATATACACATATGTTTTAGACATGGCACATGGATGTCTTATAAAATGAAAAACGTCTCCCTTATTGACTGTTTTCGGATTTCTATGAAATATGGCCAATAGTTATTGGAACGGTTGAAATGGTCAACTCGGTTTCAGATGCAAGTAGATGACCCAACTCGAGCCCATTCTTTGGCGACAAATCCACACGTCAGATGACTCAACTATATGTTTTTTAGGTATGAGTTTTTTAACTTGAGACTTTCACTGGACAGTCAATTTATGCCCAGATCAGCGttcccaaaccctaacccatgtCGCAGGAGATTGCTGACCACAGGCTCCATTCAATCCTAATTACGTAAGTTCAGCGTGATTTAAATTCAATGCCAGTGTTCCCACATTTGCGGAGGCTGCATTGAGATGCTCCGTGGCTGCTCTTTTGGAAATcactttaatgttttttattgcacATTATCTGTAACACTTCAGCGATACAAATTCTCCTTGTATTAGAGACTAGGGCAACTTCTGTCCACACCAATGATATGAACTCAATCAAATGACATGCACAGGAAACAGACCAATTATACACCAACATACCGCATATTTTTCAACACCTTCACTGTCACCAGCAAGCAAATGTAAATGGACGTCACTGCATTTATATCATACTGTCAATGCATTCATAATGTAGTAACTATGACCCTTATTTATGACAGCTGATGTGTAATACATCACATGTATACATCACATATATGTGATTTATCAACATATCACATAAAAAGGATTTCCATTACTTCCAGGCGCATTAGagatgttttgtaaatgttgatAATGTCTTGATGTGTGGTGACATGTTCTAGGTTTGACGTGGCAGATGGAAAGTATGTTCATACTGTATTGAACTGAACCAAGCTGTTCTGTTATTAATGATAGGGGTTGAAACTGTACTGGAAAGGACAATGTCAAATGAAAGTATCAGAGCCAGCTAGCAGATCGCTGTTCAGGCCCTCGTTTCCAAGTTCTTAACATCAGATTGCCTTTAGTTCAGTGTTAAAAGTAAATAAGTTGCATATGGGAATTTTGTTGTGTGAAACCGGGGAAGAAAACAGCCCAGGCCACTCTCAAACATCTCTTCTACTACTACTAGAAAGGATATGACCTATAATGGATCTAGATGTACAGAGGTCCTTGTGGAATTTTGAAATCACTGGAGTCCAAAATTATTACACATCACTGCTGTAGAAGCCAGTAAAAACCAGATAGATACAAATCTTGAACTATTATTTGATTGCCAAGAAGTCCTGATTCTATGACTTGATAGCTTACAAGTCCTGATTCTAGGACAAGCGGAAATCTTTTGTGAAAAAAGTGCCTGGGTCTGGGTCACTAGTAGATGTGCGCTGGTTTTTAGGAGTAACTAAGAATGGCTCTGGGAAATGACTTGGCTCCTAAAGCTACATTTTAAGACGCTTCTTATGATGATCTTAATGCTATGAAGGCTCTGGGAAACGAGGACCTGGATGAAATGATCAAAGGGAAacgaaaaaaagaaagaaatacccATATCACAATATCCCTCGGGTAGACATCCTGTCTGTTGACAGTCACAGTGTCCCTCTGGTAGACATCATGTGTCTGTTGACTGTCACAGTGTCCCTCTGGTAGACGTGTCTGTTGACTGTCACTGTGTCCCTCTGGTAGACATCCTGTCTGTTGACTGTCAGTGTCCCTCTGGTAGACCTCCTGTCTGTTGACTGTCAGTGTCCCTCTGGTAGACATCATGTGTCTGACTGTCACAGTGTCCCTCTGGTAGACATCCTGTGTCTGTAGACTGTCACAGTGTCCCTCTGGTAGACATCCTGTGTCTGTAGACTGTCACAGTGTCCCTCTGGTAGACATCCTGTGTCTGTAGACTGTCAGTGTCCCTCTGGTAGACATCCTGTGTCTGTAGACTGTCACAGTGTCCCTCTGGTAGACATcctgtgtctgttgtctgtcaCAGTGTCCCTCTGGTAGACATCATGTGTCTGTTGACTGTCACAGTGTCCCTCTGGTGGAAATCATGGGTCTATTGACTGTCACAGTGTCCCTCTGGTAGACATCATGTGTCTTTTGACTGTCACAGTGTCCCTCTGGTGGAAATCATGGGTCTATTGACTGTCACAGTGTCCCTCTGGTAGACATCATGTGTCTTTTGACTGTCACAGTGTCCCTCTGGTGGAAATCATGGGTCTATTGACTGTCACAGTGTCCCTCTGGTAGACATCATGTGTCTTTTGACTGTCACAGTGTCCCTCTGGTGGAAATCATGGGTCTATTGACTGTCACAGTGTCCCTCTGGTAGACATCATGTGTCTGTTGACTGTCACAGTGTGACATGGTCAGTTGAAACGTCTCTCAAGAAACCTTTTGAGAATGGACACAGGCTTGAGTTTTAACACTGTCATCCACAACACCACTGCCATGGCTGCTGTTAAATAGGGACACTGGCTTTTGATCCAAAAAGCTGAAATACTGAATAAAGAGGAGTTTTACAAAATGGGTTATCACAAACCAAGGACTCATGAAGACATTACTCTTTAGTCATCATCGTAGGCAGAGAATCAGACAACGTGCGAGCCAGGTGTCTCTCAACAGCAATCAAACTCACAAATCTCACAGCATTCTCTATACTTTCATAACCATCTATGACCCTATATGACAGTACACTCTTCTCTGTTCTTTGGCACACATAGAGTGGACTGTGTTTGACTTGGCTTGtactttcttttcctctctttaaTTTATCTCCTTTATTAAGTTGAAGTTATGAGTTGAAATGAAGGGGACGGCAACCCTGGTACACAAGGAAGAAAGGCCtcaagaggagagaaagagagcaataaGCAGAAAACCTTCTGCCGTACACTACAGGGAACAAAAAGACTAGACATTTGAAGACCACAATTCATTTCACAATACAACATTCATGTTTCTCTTTCTGAGTGCTTTCCACCCACACGCGTGCAcgcacatacaccacacacatacacacacacatacatacatacatacacacacagtcctagTTAAAAGGTAGCACAGTTTCCTTTTACATACACTTCATTGACAAAGAAGGCCTAGCACACATGGGCTCTTGCAGTTAAATCTAACATTCTTGAAGATTAGTGGTCACCATGCCAACAACAGCCATTTTGTGCCACTCACATGTAGACAGTCCTGTTCTCTGAGGCATTGCCAATCGAGGAGAAGCTATTAAGTCTAAAAAAAGCCTTAACTGCAATGGCCACCCAGCAAATTGTGAATTTCAGGCCACCTTAATGTATTCTAATCGATCccatggcttttttttttattccagaaATGCAACCGTTCAAATCCGCAATTACTGAACCAAAATGGATGCTGGACGCCTGAGTTGCGCTACCTCCGTGACCCATCATCAGTAGGGCCATAGGGCTGCTTCCTCCTTCTCATTGGCCCTGCCGTCAGGAGAGAGCTGTGTGAAACTGAAAACATCAGGTATGGAAGGGAGGCCAGGGTTGAAGCGGGCCGGCTTTTGCATTTCCACTGTCTGTTAGCACCACTAAGAGAAATATGACGCAATGCACAATAATTGCAAGAGCGTCGCCGAATCAAAGCAGTGACAAAAGTAGCTATTACTGATAGCTTAGTAATAATAATGCCCTATTTTTGTGAATAGTGTTAGTTAAACATACTGGACTTGTTCCCATTAGAAGTCAGGAGTTAAAAAGTCTGATGATTGATCAACAACCAGATGTAGCCAGCCAATAGGGCCTGTTTTCTCCTAAATTCCTTGTAGTAATTTGTTGTAGTGTCTCCCTTTGCAAGCTGGCAGTGCTGAGCATCTGTCCAACTGTCCATCTGTTTCAGTATGTGGTATAGAATGTCACAGAAACAGATGCAGTTGTTGGTAGTGTAAAAAGGAGTGTAAAAAAACAGTACCATCTGGTGAAATGTGCCTGAACCTTCGCTGAAGGAAGTCATAGAAACTAGAGGAAGTGTAACTCCTTTAAAGGGGAGGAAGGCATTTTCcgacacacacaggtgacatATTATCACCATTTTCCATCAGTCTTTCCTTCTGCTCACTGCCCACTCTCAATTCTGATGTCCAACGTGAGCTTAAGGTAACAGGAAGTGATGTGGGTTCACAGGAAGTGACCTGGACACCAGGAAACATGAGCTGTAGCCTGGTAAGGAAACACCCAGGAGAGGGGTCAGATTTGGATGAACTTAGTGTGTCCTTATATCCAGAATCGACAGAGTCACTTCTTCCACAACCTGCCTCACCAAATGGAGTCCAGTGTGAGTTCATGGGCATATGGTACTTTCCATTTCACTTCATTAGTCCTCTGAGGCCTTGATGCTCAGACGGCAAACACGCGGCCGTACTGGCACCAGGCACCTCTACCATGGCACAGCAGGGGTGGCACTAAAAGATTTCACCCAGGGAGCCCAGCAGATAGCAGGGAGGTGGGCAAGGGTTTCCATGGGCGTGACTTGGCGTCGCCCCTTAGAAAATGCCCTTAGCAATTTTGAGGCCTTTCTGCTTCATTCGCGGCAGGGTGGAGCTGGCCACGTGCTTGGTCCGCCCCACCTTGGGGAATCCACGTTTCTTCAGGACAAAGTCATAGTTGGCCGCGGAGTTCATGGCATAGAAAACATTGGCATTGTCCGGAATCTTAAGCTCTGTGGAGGGAATAAAGTTGAAACACAGTGACAACGTGAAGACACActgaaccaaaacaaacaactcCGAGGTAgaaatatttcaaacaaaatgtaattgaaaatgtgtaaattCTGAGGTTGTCTTTGGGGTTCTACTGTACGTCCTGAGTGGATGCGATGGACAGCTGACGTACCTTTCTCCTCAGAGATCTTTTGCAGTAATTCGTAGTCCTCCGGTCTCTCGCGGTCCAAGTTGTGTTTGACCATGGCCTTTCTGATCACCGCCGGCGTCTTGTCCTGACTCGTCACCTGGAGGTAACATGATGACCACATCAAGACACCTGGGATTGGCTCAACCGCGGCTGACAGCCGCAACCATCAAACAATGCAGGGATATTCCCTTCTCTGTAACTATCACAGCAGACTGACCCACCAGAATGCTCTTGTACATGTTGCCGTTGTCCACGTCCAGGCTGACCCGGATGATGCAGCAGTCGTCCACCTGCTGGTTGTAGAGGGGCAGCGACAGCGACGAGTAGCTGGACACGCCCGACACGGAGCGCTTGTGTGAGCGGGAGCCGGCCCCGGCCACAGGTGTGGaggacatggaggaggaggaggcgctACTGGAGCCCGAGCCGGAGCCCAGACCGGAGGCGTCCAGGGAGGACAGAGATGTGGATTCCCAGAACTGGACGGGGACAGAATCCGGAGAGAACCGGTTAGGTCATGGCGCCGCTGAAGGCTAACGAGACACACCTCAAAAAACAATTGAGAACTGAATCGGAGGAAGGTACCAATGGAACAGCCCCAGAGGCGCTAGCAGGACTTAGTTAGCACCACATGCACATTAAATGGAGAAAACGGATTTGAAAGTGTGGAAAGGAGGATGGACAACCAGGTGAAATTTGCAATGCTACTTCTATGGAGCTGCTATGAGTGGGGGTGCACACAGAATTAACCCCTTCACCCCAGACAAAGACAAATGAAACTAGTCCAAAGGACAACGTAAAGTTGTCGAAAGGTTATCAGCAGACATCCAAATAAGTTGTAAATAAGTTGACATCTGAACACAGGTTAACTCAACGTCTAGAGGGATGATGAGATGGTGATGTCACGGGGCGGTCGCGTGACGGCATGTGTTAAGTGTGGCTGCGGTCACAGGCTAGCAGAggtgaaacagagaaatgacaCAGGAAGTAGTAGGTAGTACCGTGGGTGCCAGGTCAGGCAAGGGGCCGCACTTCCCTAACGTGGAATTGGAATGTTTTACGGAAGGCGTGGAGGTCTATAAAAAAGGAATCAAGAGCTGCAGTCACCAGTGGGCCAGACGCGGGTTGGAAGGTGTGGGATGGAACAGTTATGCTGTTGCTACGGCGATCATACACCTACCATGGCGTTTCAAGGAAAACCGACCGAGTCAACGTCGTCATTACAGACGTGGCTTACAAACATCAGCAACAACAGAATTTCAAAACATGCTGGTAGTCATACGTTCCTTTCCTCTGACACGTCGTCATGGTAAATCAGAATGCGTTGTTGTTTCAAATGTCCACcctggtcacatgatcacccatCGGAATTCTTATTCAATTTGAAAAGTCTCACCTTTCGAGACCAATTACTTGCttagaagacaaaataagagtAACAGCCAGTTGTAGCCAATTGAAATAGAGTTTTCGGTGcaccccccctcctccacctgttacACACCTGAACCAAATTTGATTGTGATTGGCCGAGACACTTTCAGATTTGGtgaaataactttttaaaacagtgtgtgtttctggtggaGCTTGGCAATTTCAACAGGGTGATCATGTCACCAGAGTGCACCTGACATCCAATTAGAGCCACATCTCAGTTATGACCATGAGGTGTCTGCTTCCTATCACACCGTTTGCTTTACCAGGAAGTACTTTCCAGCACCTACACGCTTGGAGAAGAATGCATTCTCCAGCCATCAACTACGATTGAACTTACAATCTACCTCTAGGAGTCAAGGCAACTTAGCCAgaccccaaccccacccccagcTCTGAATGGGGAGTCAAATGCCCCCACCCCAGGCATGACTCCCGGGCATTGTTGGCACCCCACAACCGGGATCAAATTCCTAGCAGACATTTCGGAGCCCCCGGGTATTCATTCCTAATTTACTTTCCTATGTAAACCAAGATTAAATGTTCACCTTTCCTATGTAAGCAAAGGTCAAATGTTCACCTTCCCTGTGTAAACAAAGGTCAAATGTTCACCTTTCCTATGTAAACAAAGGTCAAATGTTCACCTTTCCTATGTAAACAAAGGTCAAATGTTCACCTCTCCTACGTACACAAAGGTCAGATGTTCACCTTTCCTACGAAAACAAAGGTCAAAGTTCACCTTTCGCTCATGGCCGTCAGGCGAGTCTGAGATGAAGCTTATACTGATCTCCTCCACGTCAGAGTTGCTGGAGCCAGCCGAGGTGACGCTCACAGAGTCCGCTCCGTCCCCCCCTCCGCTTCCGCCGGAGCCCCCCAGGCAGGGGGCATAGCGCAGCTGGTCGAAGGACTTGGAGTGGGAGCTGCCTGCACTGCTGCAACCTGGTTCTGAGCTGGCAGGCTGCCGGCTGAGAGGGGGAGCGGAGGATGTCAGGAAGagtgtgaaagaggcaaaagtGAACAAAAACAACCGAATAAAAACATCTACTTTAAAATGACTACAAATCATGCATTGCAGCATTTCTCAACCCTGGTCAGCGGACCATGGGCCTTTATGAAACTCaggaacaaagaaaaaaagggctttagaaaataCATCTGATTGATTCATTATTATGGACGTATCCTAAAGgccaaatacaattaaatgtgtgCCAAAATGTCTTGGTGGACCATGTTATGACTATGTAAAAATGATTTAGTGTGTTAGGTTAGTAGATATTATacagaaattgtaaaaaaaaaatgatgtctGATATTTCTTAAGCATGTGGTCCCCAGAGGAATGAGGCTATGCATAGTTTTAGAAACACTGATATTGCGCCTCTTCAGCTGACAGGCTTTCTGTCATCATTTCAGGAGAAGGCATTTCTTGACTTACTCG is drawn from Esox lucius isolate fEsoLuc1 chromosome 14, fEsoLuc1.pri, whole genome shotgun sequence and contains these coding sequences:
- the LOC105030828 gene encoding zinc finger protein 570 isoform X1; the encoded protein is MSKIELLKVFLNQRLSAAAEEIFGAVEQTIADYHEECSRTKEENDRLLKLLDDVLKPEIKLHRTDLQHLTASGKKIPAENELYEKWKPLSLGQEDPELTQIKKEKVELGASQVKEELHWLEQDLSPATVERDCHQNSSLFTHLASTSTEQINTEFDEDLQQLFDSGKKLTSEKQLCEKWSPPTLRQEEPELTQIKKRQEELATSKAKVQPHWLEETLLSPALVKSDSHQDPSVSPHLHQPQIVEKQQGDIFSTTVEQIKTENDKEYYSISEPNNDSQPIFAENPQCSVSQTETFDDTCLERGPHSVGSKRIQTLQGQSSCIGTNNERKSVELSHVKLPVCESQSHAAVPICYCKVCGTSFNSMFSLVSHVKMHLMDEEHICGVCEKHFDSMESLQGHLQTHMDTGFSCHICHKRFRMKTEVVMHMGIHKGENPFKCLSCGKDFRNSSNLTKHIRSHTGEKPYQCPHCSKRFSNSSNMKVHIRCHTGEKPFACRFCGKGFIQKAKMELHIMIHTGEKPHRCSYCGKCFRHGSDMKVHMRRHTGEKPLSCSLCLKSFAAHGSLRVHMRTHTGEKPYGCPVCKKCFISSSALGAHQKIHSLNVTNTI